One genomic window of Bradyrhizobium sp. CCGE-LA001 includes the following:
- a CDS encoding DUF6285 domain-containing protein: MQDEPTPIELTKAVADFLRSDITPLISGHQAFKLRVAINILDLVTRQLTQEQGSDAREVERLRVLLGTDGSVTELNRVLADRIAKGEVDLATPGLAEHLWATTMDKLAVDQPNYASYKRELGRGG, translated from the coding sequence ATGCAGGACGAACCGACCCCGATCGAGCTGACCAAGGCGGTCGCCGATTTCCTCCGCAGCGACATCACGCCGCTGATCTCCGGCCACCAGGCCTTCAAGCTGCGCGTCGCCATCAACATCCTCGATCTCGTGACGCGGCAATTGACGCAGGAGCAGGGGAGCGATGCAAGGGAGGTGGAGCGCCTGCGCGTGCTGCTCGGCACGGACGGCTCGGTGACAGAGCTCAACCGCGTGCTCGCCGATCGCATCGCCAAAGGAGAGGTGGATCTCGCAACGCCCGGCCTCGCCGAGCATCTGTGGGCGACCACGATGGACAAGCTGGCCGTCGATCAGCCGAATTATGCTTCGTACAAGCGGGAGCTGGGGCGAGGCGGGTAG
- a CDS encoding enoyl-CoA hydratase-related protein: MELKFSKVERKGPITIVTLSRPEVYNALHTDAHFELNKVFDDFSGDPEQWIAIVTGSGDKAFCAGNDLKWQAAGGKRGWDKGGFAGLTSRFDCDKPIIAAVNGVAMGGGFEIALACDLIIASENATFALPEPRVGLAALAGGLHRLPRQIGLKRAMGMILTARHVSAKEGQELGFVNEVVPQGEALSAALRWAEMITKNSPMSIRASKQAIQKGLGVSLEQAIEEQRDYPAVKAMVASQDYIEGPKAFSEKRPPKWVGK, from the coding sequence ATGGAGCTGAAATTCTCAAAAGTGGAACGCAAGGGGCCGATCACGATCGTCACGCTGTCGCGGCCCGAGGTCTACAACGCGCTGCACACGGACGCGCATTTCGAGCTCAATAAGGTGTTCGACGATTTCTCCGGAGATCCCGAGCAGTGGATCGCGATCGTCACAGGCAGCGGCGACAAGGCATTCTGCGCCGGTAACGATCTGAAATGGCAGGCGGCGGGCGGCAAGCGCGGCTGGGACAAGGGCGGCTTTGCCGGCCTCACCTCGCGGTTCGACTGCGACAAGCCGATCATCGCCGCCGTGAACGGCGTCGCGATGGGCGGCGGCTTCGAGATCGCGCTGGCCTGCGACCTCATCATCGCCTCGGAGAACGCGACCTTCGCCCTGCCCGAACCGCGCGTCGGCCTCGCCGCGCTGGCCGGCGGCCTGCATCGGCTACCGCGCCAGATCGGGCTGAAGCGCGCGATGGGCATGATCCTGACCGCGCGTCACGTCAGCGCCAAGGAAGGCCAGGAGCTCGGCTTCGTCAATGAGGTGGTGCCACAGGGCGAGGCGCTCAGCGCCGCACTGCGCTGGGCGGAGATGATCACCAAGAACTCGCCGATGTCGATCCGGGCCTCGAAACAGGCGATCCAGAAGGGGCTCGGCGTGTCGCTGGAGCAGGCGATCGAGGAGCAGCGCGACTATCCGGCGGTGAAGGCGATGGTGGCTTCGCAGGATTACATCGAGGGGCCGAAGGCGTTCTCGGAGAAGCGGCCGCCGAAATGGGTGGGGAAGTAA
- a CDS encoding SDR family NAD(P)-dependent oxidoreductase → MNLFDLSGRAAVITGGNGGIGLGIAQALAAQGCNVSIWGRNADKNKAAAASLAGLAGKVETRICDVTDPASVNAAMKATLDSFGRVDGCFANAGIGGGGRRSFIERTEEEWRTMFATNLDGVFHAFQAAAKHMTERANAGDPFGRLVATSSLASIFGTARNEHYAATKAAINALVRALGVELARHGVTANAILPGWIKSDMTAGIMANDKFVANVMPRIPVRRFGEASDFGGIAVYLMSKASSYHTADTFVIDGGYTAF, encoded by the coding sequence ATGAACCTTTTCGACCTTTCCGGCCGCGCCGCCGTGATCACCGGCGGCAATGGCGGCATCGGGCTCGGCATCGCGCAAGCGCTTGCCGCCCAGGGCTGCAACGTCTCGATCTGGGGCCGCAATGCGGACAAGAACAAGGCTGCTGCCGCAAGCCTGGCCGGCCTTGCCGGCAAGGTCGAGACCCGCATCTGCGACGTCACCGATCCAGCCTCGGTCAATGCCGCCATGAAGGCGACGCTCGATTCCTTCGGCCGGGTCGACGGCTGCTTCGCCAACGCCGGCATCGGCGGCGGTGGAAGGCGGTCCTTCATCGAGCGCACCGAGGAGGAATGGCGCACGATGTTCGCCACCAATCTCGACGGTGTTTTCCACGCGTTCCAGGCGGCCGCGAAGCACATGACCGAGCGCGCCAATGCCGGCGATCCCTTCGGCCGGCTGGTTGCGACCTCGAGCCTCGCCTCGATCTTCGGCACCGCGCGCAACGAGCATTATGCCGCAACCAAGGCCGCCATCAACGCGCTGGTGCGCGCGCTCGGCGTCGAGCTGGCGCGCCACGGCGTCACCGCGAACGCGATCCTGCCCGGCTGGATCAAGAGCGACATGACCGCAGGCATCATGGCCAACGACAAGTTCGTCGCCAACGTGATGCCGCGCATCCCGGTGCGGCGCTTCGGCGAAGCCTCCGATTTCGGCGGCATTGCCGTCTATCTGATGAGCAAGGCGTCGTCGTATCATACGGCCGATACGTTCGTGATCGACGGCGGCTATACGGCATTCTGA
- a CDS encoding VOC family protein, with protein MFSHVMIGTNDLDKAKGFYDKLLGTLEVRPAMVDGHRIFYMTKTGVFSVSKPINGEPATCANGATIGFACNSPEQVDAWHAAGIAAGAKPIEDPPGVRQAPGGKLYLAYLRDLDGNKICAMHRLAS; from the coding sequence ATGTTCTCACACGTCATGATCGGCACCAACGACCTCGACAAGGCCAAAGGGTTCTACGACAAGCTGCTCGGCACGCTCGAGGTGCGACCGGCGATGGTCGATGGGCATCGCATTTTCTACATGACCAAGACCGGCGTGTTCTCGGTGTCGAAGCCGATCAACGGCGAGCCGGCCACCTGCGCGAATGGTGCCACGATCGGCTTTGCCTGCAACTCGCCGGAGCAGGTCGACGCCTGGCACGCGGCCGGCATCGCGGCCGGCGCAAAACCAATCGAGGATCCGCCCGGCGTCCGCCAGGCCCCCGGCGGCAAGCTGTATCTGGCCTATTTGCGCGATCTCGACGGCAACAAGATTTGCGCTATGCATCGGCTGGCGAGCTGA
- a CDS encoding phosphotransferase family protein, whose product MIEAELSRSVARWYPGATGVTGAAKLSGGASQETWRFDIVHPDGPIGAILRRSPKGYGAAPTRAAGLAAEAQLMQLAFEAGLPSPRVMHVLTREDDLGTGFIMQRVEGETIARKILRDEEYAKARPMLARQIGGVLAGLHRLPQDQLPELRKRGATQEIAEFERDYRSLNWPKPVFELALRWLRDQDPGPSAETTLVHGDFRNGNLIIGADGVRAVLDWELAHLGDPMEDLGWVCVNSWRFGEIDKPVGGFGTREDLFAGYEAAGRKVDPARVKFWEVMGTLRWGIMCGGMMQRFREGPDHSMERAMIGRRASETEIDLLRLLAPRGS is encoded by the coding sequence ATGATCGAGGCGGAGCTCTCGCGCAGCGTCGCGCGCTGGTATCCGGGCGCGACCGGCGTCACAGGTGCCGCAAAACTGTCCGGCGGCGCCAGCCAGGAAACCTGGCGCTTCGACATCGTGCATCCCGATGGGCCGATCGGCGCGATCCTGCGCCGCTCGCCGAAGGGCTACGGTGCTGCGCCGACGCGCGCGGCGGGTCTTGCCGCCGAAGCGCAGCTGATGCAGCTCGCGTTTGAGGCCGGCCTGCCGTCGCCGCGCGTCATGCATGTGCTGACGCGGGAGGACGACCTCGGCACCGGCTTCATCATGCAGCGGGTCGAGGGCGAGACCATCGCGCGCAAGATCTTGCGCGATGAGGAATACGCAAAGGCGCGGCCAATGCTCGCGCGCCAGATCGGCGGCGTGCTCGCCGGGTTGCACCGGTTGCCGCAGGATCAATTGCCCGAGCTGCGCAAGAGGGGCGCGACGCAGGAGATCGCCGAGTTCGAGCGCGACTATCGCAGCCTGAACTGGCCCAAGCCCGTGTTCGAGCTGGCGCTGCGCTGGCTGCGCGATCAAGATCCGGGCCCTTCGGCCGAGACGACGCTGGTGCACGGTGATTTCCGCAACGGCAATCTCATCATCGGTGCCGACGGCGTCCGCGCCGTGCTCGACTGGGAGCTCGCCCATCTCGGCGATCCCATGGAGGACCTCGGCTGGGTCTGCGTCAATTCCTGGCGCTTCGGCGAGATCGACAAGCCGGTCGGCGGTTTTGGCACGCGCGAGGATTTGTTCGCGGGCTATGAGGCGGCAGGCCGCAAGGTCGACCCTGCGCGCGTGAAATTCTGGGAAGTGATGGGCACGCTGCGTTGGGGCATCATGTGCGGCGGCATGATGCAGCGGTTTCGCGAGGGGCCGGACCATTCCATGGAGCGCGCCATGATCGGCCGCCGCGCCTCCGAGACCGAGATCGATCTGTTGCGGCTGCTCGCGCCGCGCGGGAGCTGA
- the yghU gene encoding glutathione-dependent disulfide-bond oxidoreductase, producing the protein MTDTPAYVPPKVWTWNKENGGQFANINRPIAGPTHEKELPVGKHPLQLYSLATPNGVKVTVMLEELLALGHKGAEYDAWLIRIGNGDQFGSGFVDINPNSKIPALMDRSGPEPIRVFESGSILFYLAEKFGAFLPKDIKTRTEAMSWLFWQMGSAPYLGGGFGHFYAYAPTKIEYAIDRFAMETKRQLDVLDRRLADNEYLAGKEYTIADMAVWPWYGALAKGLVYGAGEFLSVQDYKNVQRWTDQIAQRPAVKRGRMVNRVSGDPASQLHERHDASDFETKTQDKLEAAR; encoded by the coding sequence ATGACCGACACCCCCGCCTACGTGCCGCCCAAAGTCTGGACCTGGAACAAGGAGAATGGCGGGCAATTCGCCAACATTAACCGTCCGATCGCCGGGCCCACTCATGAGAAAGAGCTGCCCGTTGGTAAACATCCGCTCCAGCTTTATTCGTTGGCAACGCCCAACGGAGTGAAGGTCACGGTGATGCTGGAAGAGCTGCTGGCGCTCGGTCACAAAGGCGCCGAATACGACGCCTGGCTGATCAGGATCGGCAACGGCGACCAGTTCGGCAGCGGTTTTGTCGACATCAATCCGAACTCGAAAATCCCAGCGCTCATGGACCGCTCCGGGCCCGAGCCGATCCGCGTGTTCGAGTCCGGCTCGATCCTGTTCTACCTCGCCGAGAAGTTCGGCGCCTTCCTGCCGAAGGACATCAAGACCCGCACCGAAGCCATGTCCTGGCTGTTCTGGCAGATGGGTAGCGCGCCCTATCTCGGTGGCGGCTTCGGTCACTTCTACGCCTATGCGCCGACCAAGATAGAATACGCCATCGATCGCTTCGCGATGGAGACCAAGCGTCAGCTCGACGTGCTGGACCGGCGGCTCGCCGACAACGAATACCTCGCGGGCAAGGAGTACACCATTGCCGACATGGCGGTGTGGCCATGGTACGGAGCGCTCGCCAAGGGGCTGGTCTATGGCGCCGGCGAATTCCTCTCGGTGCAGGACTACAAGAACGTGCAGCGTTGGACCGACCAGATTGCTCAGCGTCCGGCCGTGAAGCGCGGCCGCATGGTCAACCGCGTCTCCGGCGATCCCGCGAGCCAGCTCCACGAGCGCCACGACGCCAGCGATTTCGAGACCAAGACGCAGGACAAGCTCGAGGCGGCGAGGTAG
- a CDS encoding acyl-CoA dehydrogenase family protein, with the protein MTKHTYIPRTTNYTLNPGDELNDLRMSDQVRPLYDHVKKFIRDTVEPMSIEFAKAGEGKEDRWSFTPKQLEVLEVAKNKAKKEGLWNFFLPDDETGQGLKNLDYAYIASELGKSPLASESMNCSAPDTGNMEVLERVGTKEQKEKWLKPLLNGEIRSAYVMTEPNVASSDAKNISTTAKLVGDEWVINGEKYYISGVGDPRCKILIVMVKTNPDAAPSKQQSQILVPRDTPGVEVLGPMYVFGQDHAPRGHMHMRFNNVRVPKENMLLGEGRGFEISQLRLGPGRIHHCMRTIGKAEKALDLMVQRGLTREAFGKKIAHLGGNMQIIAQARCEIEAMRLMVLKAAKAMDVLGNKEARVWVSMVKAMVPERACKIIDQAIQMHGATGISHWTPLAEMYQDVRHLRFADGPDEVHWMVVGRHELSMA; encoded by the coding sequence ATGACAAAACACACCTACATTCCCCGCACCACCAACTACACCCTTAATCCCGGCGACGAGCTCAACGACCTCCGCATGTCGGACCAGGTCCGGCCGCTCTACGACCACGTCAAGAAGTTCATCCGCGACACCGTCGAGCCGATGTCGATCGAGTTCGCCAAGGCCGGCGAAGGCAAGGAGGATCGCTGGAGCTTCACGCCGAAGCAACTCGAGGTGCTCGAGGTCGCCAAAAACAAGGCCAAGAAGGAAGGCCTCTGGAACTTCTTCCTGCCCGACGACGAGACCGGACAGGGCCTGAAGAATCTCGACTACGCCTATATCGCCTCCGAGCTCGGCAAGAGCCCGCTGGCCTCGGAGAGCATGAACTGCTCCGCGCCCGACACCGGCAATATGGAGGTGCTGGAGCGCGTCGGCACCAAGGAGCAGAAGGAGAAGTGGCTGAAGCCGCTGCTCAACGGCGAGATCCGCTCGGCCTATGTCATGACCGAGCCGAACGTCGCCTCCTCCGACGCCAAGAACATCTCGACGACCGCAAAGCTGGTCGGCGACGAATGGGTCATCAACGGCGAGAAATATTACATCTCCGGTGTTGGCGATCCCCGCTGCAAGATCCTCATCGTCATGGTGAAGACCAATCCGGATGCGGCGCCGAGCAAGCAGCAGTCGCAGATCCTGGTGCCGCGCGATACTCCGGGCGTCGAGGTGCTCGGTCCGATGTACGTGTTCGGCCAGGACCACGCCCCGCGCGGCCACATGCACATGCGCTTCAACAATGTCCGCGTGCCGAAGGAGAACATGCTGCTCGGCGAAGGCCGCGGCTTCGAGATCTCACAGCTTCGTCTCGGACCGGGGCGCATCCACCACTGCATGCGCACCATCGGCAAGGCCGAGAAGGCGCTCGATCTGATGGTGCAGCGGGGCCTCACCCGCGAGGCCTTCGGCAAGAAGATTGCCCATCTCGGCGGCAACATGCAGATCATCGCGCAGGCGCGCTGCGAGATCGAGGCGATGCGGCTGATGGTGCTGAAGGCCGCCAAAGCCATGGACGTGCTCGGCAACAAGGAGGCCCGCGTCTGGGTCTCCATGGTCAAGGCCATGGTGCCCGAGCGGGCCTGCAAGATCATCGACCAGGCGATCCAGATGCACGGCGCCACCGGCATTTCGCACTGGACCCCGCTCGCCGAGATGTATCAGGACGTCCGTCATCTCCGCTTCGCCGACGGTCCGGACGAGGTGCACTGGATGGTGGTCGGGCGACATGAACTGAGCATGGCGTGA
- a CDS encoding flavin-containing monooxygenase, producing the protein MSSAQSSPARASEAYDVVVVGAGFAGMYMLHRLRGLGFSARVYEQGDGVGGTWYWNRYPGARCDVESMQYSYSFSEELQQEWDWSERYAPQAEILKYANHVADRFDLRRDIQFDTRVERAVFDERAKRWSVTISDGRTVQTQFVVLATGCLSNARKPDIKGLENFKGPIYHTGNWPHEDVDFTGLRVGLIGTGSSGIQSTPVIAEQAKHLTVFQRTANFSIPARNAALTDEERSAFRKKYPEIRRFAREVARNGIYAEQPDRGALDDSDEIRNGKYAARWERGGLTFMYVYNNLGLERSANDTAADFVRGKIAEIVKDPETAKLLQPNSHPIGTKRICIDTDYFATFNRPNVTLVDIKTNPIEEITANAVRVAGKDHEVDALVMATGFDAMTGSVANIDISGRAGQTLNQKWAEGPKTYLGLMSAGFPNLFIITGPGSPSVLSNMIVSIEQHVDWIAGCLTHMRKHGLVTMEAEREAEEKWVAHVNEVAHGTLYPQANSWYMGANIPGKPRIFMPYIGGVGVYRRICDEVAAKGYDGFVMGRAQQPQAAAS; encoded by the coding sequence ATGTCGTCAGCGCAATCGAGCCCGGCTCGCGCAAGCGAGGCCTACGACGTTGTCGTCGTCGGCGCTGGTTTTGCCGGCATGTACATGCTGCATCGCCTGCGCGGGCTCGGCTTCTCGGCGCGCGTCTATGAGCAGGGCGACGGTGTCGGAGGCACCTGGTACTGGAATCGTTATCCCGGCGCGCGCTGCGACGTCGAGAGCATGCAATATTCCTACTCGTTCTCGGAGGAGCTCCAGCAGGAGTGGGACTGGAGTGAACGCTACGCGCCGCAAGCGGAGATCCTGAAATACGCCAACCACGTCGCCGACCGTTTTGACCTGCGCCGCGACATCCAGTTCGACACGCGCGTTGAGCGCGCCGTATTCGACGAGCGCGCAAAGCGCTGGTCGGTAACGATCTCCGACGGCAGAACGGTTCAAACGCAATTCGTCGTGCTCGCCACCGGTTGCCTCTCGAACGCGCGCAAGCCCGACATCAAGGGTCTCGAGAACTTCAAAGGGCCCATCTATCACACCGGCAACTGGCCACACGAGGACGTCGATTTCACGGGCTTGCGGGTCGGCCTGATCGGCACGGGATCGTCAGGCATCCAGTCGACGCCTGTCATCGCCGAGCAGGCCAAACATCTCACCGTGTTTCAGCGCACGGCGAATTTCTCGATTCCCGCGCGCAACGCCGCTCTGACGGACGAGGAGCGCAGCGCGTTCCGCAAGAAATATCCGGAGATCCGCCGCTTTGCCCGCGAAGTCGCGCGCAACGGCATCTATGCCGAGCAGCCCGATCGCGGTGCGCTCGACGACAGTGACGAGATCAGAAACGGCAAATACGCGGCGCGCTGGGAGCGGGGCGGGCTGACCTTCATGTATGTCTACAACAATCTCGGCCTCGAGCGTTCCGCGAACGACACCGCCGCCGACTTCGTGCGCGGCAAGATCGCCGAGATCGTGAAGGATCCGGAGACCGCAAAGCTGCTCCAGCCGAATAGCCATCCGATCGGTACCAAGCGCATCTGCATCGACACGGATTACTTTGCGACGTTCAATCGTCCGAACGTAACGCTGGTCGATATCAAGACCAACCCGATCGAGGAGATCACCGCAAACGCGGTTCGCGTCGCAGGCAAGGACCATGAAGTCGACGCGCTGGTGATGGCGACGGGCTTCGACGCCATGACCGGATCGGTCGCGAACATCGACATCAGCGGCCGGGCCGGGCAGACGCTGAACCAGAAATGGGCGGAGGGGCCGAAGACCTATCTCGGGCTGATGAGCGCGGGCTTTCCGAACCTCTTCATCATCACCGGCCCGGGCAGCCCCTCGGTGCTGTCGAACATGATCGTGTCGATCGAGCAGCACGTCGACTGGATCGCCGGTTGCCTGACTCACATGCGCAAGCACGGCCTTGTCACGATGGAGGCGGAGAGGGAGGCCGAGGAGAAATGGGTCGCCCATGTCAATGAAGTCGCCCACGGTACGCTCTATCCGCAGGCTAATTCCTGGTACATGGGCGCCAACATCCCCGGCAAGCCGCGCATCTTCATGCCCTATATTGGCGGCGTCGGCGTCTACCGCCGCATCTGCGACGAGGTCGCGGCGAAGGGATATGACGGGTTCGTGATGGGACGGGCGCAGCAGCCGCAGGCTGCGGCGTCCTAG
- a CDS encoding enoyl-CoA hydratase/isomerase, translated as MQFKHVTLDLDGSVAILRLDHQEVMNAVSVDMLGGLAEALDAIEEKKDEVRCVVLTGAGRAFCTGANLQGRNNQSKKTKAGLTLETGFHPFLRRIRNLHCPIVTAVNGPAAGAGMSFALLGDMILCARSSYFLQAFRRIGLVPDCGSTWLLPRLVGRARSIELSLMGERLPAEKALEWGLVNRVYDDGVLMEEAMKLARELASGPTVALSLIRKLYWDSPENSFEDQLNLEFQCQLRAGDTQDFREGVGAFLEKRPAQFKGK; from the coding sequence ATGCAGTTCAAACACGTCACGCTCGATCTCGATGGTTCGGTCGCGATCCTCAGGCTCGACCATCAGGAGGTGATGAACGCGGTCTCCGTGGACATGCTGGGGGGCCTCGCCGAAGCACTCGATGCGATCGAGGAGAAGAAGGACGAGGTGCGCTGCGTCGTCTTGACCGGCGCGGGGCGGGCGTTCTGCACCGGCGCCAATCTTCAGGGCCGCAACAACCAGTCGAAGAAGACCAAGGCCGGCCTAACGTTGGAGACCGGCTTCCATCCCTTCCTGCGCCGCATCCGCAATCTGCATTGCCCGATCGTGACCGCGGTCAACGGCCCGGCGGCCGGTGCCGGCATGAGCTTCGCGCTGCTCGGCGACATGATCTTATGCGCGCGATCCTCCTACTTTCTTCAAGCGTTCCGCCGCATCGGCCTCGTGCCGGATTGCGGCTCTACCTGGCTCCTGCCGCGCCTCGTCGGCCGGGCCCGCTCGATCGAATTGTCGCTGATGGGCGAGCGGCTGCCGGCCGAGAAGGCGCTGGAATGGGGCCTCGTCAACCGCGTCTATGATGACGGCGTGCTGATGGAGGAGGCGATGAAGCTCGCGCGCGAGCTCGCCAGCGGCCCCACGGTCGCTCTGTCGCTGATCCGCAAGCTCTATTGGGACAGTCCGGAAAACTCCTTCGAGGATCAGCTCAATCTCGAATTCCAGTGCCAGCTTCGCGCCGGCGACACCCAGGATTTTCGCGAGGGCGTCGGCGCCTTCCTGGAGAAGCGGCCCGCGCAGTTCAAAGGCAAATGA
- a CDS encoding nitronate monooxygenase, translating into MKSPICDMLGIEFPLLAFSHCRDVVAAVSRAGGFGVLGATVHTPDTLERELKWIDDHVDGKPYGIDVLIPENISTAGEKDVTWKSLEARVPQAHRSYTRDLLKKYDIELTTTEVAADQPQPFDGKTALELLEVSFNHPIRLIANALGVPPKAMIEMGKKHGVPVAALVGAKEHALRQVAAGVDILVVQGTEAGGHCGEVSTMVLVPEVIKAIKPIRDVPVLAAGGIMTGRQMAACMAMGAAGAWTGSVWLATVEAETTEIFREKMIAASSRDAVRSKGRTGKPARQLRSVWTDAWDRAPDSPGALPMPLQSIISRDAFHSIDRAAASGNARARDLVSYFVGQGVGLIDSVKSAGAVVQEFKEEFAEAVEHMNALVAE; encoded by the coding sequence ATGAAATCGCCGATCTGCGACATGCTGGGTATCGAGTTCCCGCTGCTGGCCTTCAGCCATTGCCGCGATGTCGTCGCCGCCGTCAGCCGCGCCGGCGGCTTCGGCGTGCTCGGCGCCACCGTGCACACGCCGGATACGCTCGAACGCGAGCTGAAGTGGATCGACGATCACGTCGACGGCAAGCCTTACGGCATCGACGTGCTGATCCCCGAGAACATCTCGACCGCGGGCGAGAAGGACGTCACCTGGAAGAGCCTGGAAGCGCGGGTGCCGCAGGCGCATCGCAGCTACACGCGTGATCTCCTGAAGAAATACGACATCGAGCTCACGACGACGGAGGTCGCGGCCGACCAGCCGCAGCCGTTCGACGGGAAAACGGCGCTGGAGCTGCTCGAAGTCTCCTTCAATCATCCGATCCGCCTGATCGCCAATGCACTCGGCGTGCCGCCCAAGGCTATGATCGAGATGGGAAAGAAGCACGGCGTGCCGGTCGCAGCCCTGGTCGGTGCCAAGGAGCACGCGCTGCGCCAGGTCGCGGCCGGCGTCGACATCCTCGTGGTGCAGGGCACCGAGGCCGGCGGCCATTGCGGCGAGGTCTCGACCATGGTGCTGGTGCCGGAGGTGATCAAGGCGATCAAGCCCATCCGCGACGTGCCGGTGCTGGCGGCCGGCGGCATCATGACCGGGCGGCAGATGGCGGCCTGCATGGCGATGGGCGCGGCCGGCGCCTGGACCGGTTCGGTGTGGCTGGCCACCGTCGAGGCCGAGACCACGGAGATCTTTCGCGAGAAGATGATCGCGGCGTCCTCGCGCGACGCCGTGCGTTCGAAGGGCCGCACGGGCAAGCCGGCTCGGCAGCTCCGCTCGGTCTGGACCGATGCCTGGGACCGTGCGCCGGACAGCCCGGGCGCATTGCCGATGCCGCTGCAAAGCATCATCAGCCGCGACGCCTTCCATTCGATCGACCGCGCCGCCGCGAGTGGCAACGCCAGGGCGCGCGACCTCGTCAGCTATTTCGTCGGCCAGGGCGTCGGGTTGATCGACAGCGTGAAGTCGGCCGGCGCAGTGGTGCAGGAATTCAAGGAAGAGTTTGCCGAAGCCGTCGAGCACATGAATGCGCTGGTGGCGGAGTGA
- a CDS encoding flavin reductase family protein → MDYAASDLTPRERYKVLTSFILPRPIAWVTTLGPTGVVNAAPFSFFNAFCEDPPLCMFAANRKPDGEDKDTFLNIQRTGEFVVNIADEPLAKAMHESSGDFPPDIGEPDYLGLKLAPSTRIAVPRLADTPWAMECKLWKLIDVNDDRRLIMGEGIHFHIRDELWDPEAMRVHMDRYHPIGRMFADRYCRTDDRVVFPAAEGVKRS, encoded by the coding sequence ATGGACTACGCCGCCAGCGACCTGACGCCACGCGAGCGCTACAAGGTGCTGACCTCCTTCATCCTGCCGCGGCCGATCGCGTGGGTGACTACGTTGGGGCCAACCGGCGTGGTCAATGCCGCACCGTTCAGCTTCTTCAACGCATTCTGCGAGGATCCGCCCCTCTGCATGTTCGCGGCCAACCGCAAGCCTGATGGTGAGGACAAGGACACGTTTCTCAACATCCAGCGAACCGGCGAGTTCGTCGTCAACATCGCCGACGAGCCGCTCGCGAAAGCGATGCACGAGAGCAGCGGCGATTTTCCGCCTGATATCGGCGAGCCCGACTATCTCGGCCTGAAGCTTGCGCCCTCGACCAGGATCGCGGTGCCGCGGCTGGCGGACACGCCCTGGGCGATGGAGTGCAAGCTCTGGAAGCTGATCGACGTCAACGACGATCGTCGCCTGATCATGGGCGAAGGCATCCACTTCCACATCCGCGACGAGCTCTGGGATCCCGAGGCGATGCGGGTGCACATGGACCGCTATCATCCGATCGGCCGCATGTTCGCCGACCGCTACTGCCGCACCGATGACCGCGTGGTGTTTCCGGCGGCAGAGGGTGTGAAGAGGTCGTAG